A region of the Burkholderiales bacterium genome:
ACGGCGCGAAATTCTACGCGCAAGGAGCGAAACGGACAGCCGACACGAGGACTCCGCGAAGCCGCTTCGCGGTGCCCGACTCCGGGCGGCGTGCGCGCTTGCGGTATCAGCCGCGCAGGCGCACGGGCTCACCCATCACGTATGTGGCTTCGACGTTGCGCTCGTCTCCGAGCATCATCAGGGCGAACAGCTTCTCCTGGAGCGTTTCGGCGGCACGCACGCGGCGCATCATGAGCGGGGTGGAGTCCAGGCGCAACACCACGAAGTCGGCTTCCTTCCCGGGAGCGAAATTCCCGATGTACTCGTCCAGTGCCAGTGCCCGCGCACCGCCCAGCGTGGCCAGGTAGAACGCCTGCCACGGTGAAAGGCGCTGCCCGCGAAGCTGCGCGACCTTGTAGCCCTCGTGCATCGTGCGCAGGAGGCCGAAGCTCGTGCCGGCGCCCACATCCGTACCGAAGCCCATTCGCATTCCGGCGCGCATGGCGGCGTCGAAATCGAACAGCCCGCTGCCCAGGAAAAGATTCGAGGTCGGGCAGACAGCGGCGGCGGCCCGTGCCTCAGCCATGCGCCGGCGGTCCTGCTCGTCGAGATGGATGCAGTGGGCATACACCGCACGCTCGCGCACCAGCCCGAAGCGATCGTAGACGTCGAGGTAGCTTCGGCTCTTCGGGAACAGTGTGCGCACCCACTGGACTTCGCGCACGCTTTCCGCGAGATGGCTCTGGATGTGCACGTCGGGATGTTCGGCGGCGAGCTGGCCGGCCAGCTCGAGCTGCGCCTCAGAGCACATTCCGGCGAAGCGGGGCGACACCGCATAGCGAAGGCGCCCGCACCCGTGCCACTTCTCGATCAGTGCCGCGGAGTCGCGGTAGCCGCTTTCGGGGGTGTCGCGCAACGGTTCCGGACAGTTGCGGTCCATCAGCACCTTGCCGGAGATCAGCCGCAGATTGCGCGCAAGCGCGCGCTCGAACAGCGCCTCTACCGACGCGACATGTACGGTCGCGAAGACGAGTGCGGTGGTGGTGCCGTTGCGCAGCAGCTCTTCGAGAAAGAAATCGGCGGTTTCTCGGGCGTGGGCCGGATCGCCGAATCTGTGCTCTGCGGGCAGGGTGTAGCGCTCCAGCCAGTCGAGAAGCTGTGCGCCGTAGGAGGCGATGACGTCGACCTGCGGGTAGTGAACGTGCGTGTCGACGAACCCCGGGACGATCAGCCGGGCACGATAGTCCGCAACCGCGGTGCCGGCGGGCAGCGCCGGCAACAGCTCGGCGGCGGGTCCGGCCGCCTGTATCCGGCCGTCTGCCACCACCAGCAGCCCGTCCTCGAAGAAGCGGTAGGCGTGCGGATCGTGGCCCTCGCCCGGATCGGCAAGGAAGTGCAGGAGCATGCCGCGAAAGGCGTGGGGCGCAGACACGGAAGCACCGCTTCCTGACTAGCGGTGCAACGCGCGCCGGAGCCGGGCGACGCCCTCTTCCAGCCGCTCGTCGCTCGCCGCAAAACACCAGCGCACGAAACCTTGCCCTTCCGCGCCGAACGCGATGCCCGGCGCGAGCCCGAGGCCGGCTTCGCAGACCAGGCGCTTGCAGAAGCCCAGGCTGTCGGCGGCGCCCGAAACGCGAAAGAACGCATACATGGCGCCTTCCGGTGCGGGGGCTTGCACGCCGGGCAGCTCGCGCAGGCGCGCGAACAGGAAATCGCGCGCGTGCCTCAGGCGCGCGTTGAAGTCGCGAGGCACCTGCTCGCCCCGTTCGATGGCGGCCACACCTGCGCGCTGCACGAACGCGGGCGCGCACGACGTGTTGTACTCGATCAGCGTACTGATGCTCGCCGTCAGCGGCTCGGGCATCACGACCCAGCCCAGCCGCCAGCCCGTCATCAACCAGGATTTCGAGAACGTGTTCGTGCTGACCAGCCGGTCCTGCGGGTCGGCGATATCGAGAAACGAGGGCGCCACGCCCGAGCCGTTGCCGAAGTACAGGCGCTCGTAAGCGTCGTCGGCCAGGATCCAGATACCGTGCCTGCGGCAATGTTCCAGGACCGCTCTGAGCGCCTGCTCGTCGATGGTCCAGCCGGTGGGATTGTTCGGAGAATTGATGTAGACGGCGCGGGTGCGGGGTGTCAGCTCGCGCAGCAGCCGGTCGAGATCCAGCGTCCAGCCGGCCGTGGAGAAGTCGAGCGCAAAGGTTGCTGCGTCCGCCCCCAGGATCTTGGGGATCTCCACCAGATTGGGCCACACCGGCGTGACGATGACGACGCGATCCCCGGGTCCCACCAGTGCCTGGGTGGCGAGCATCAGCGCCGACATGCCCGAGTTGGTGACCGCGACGCGCTCGACCGAAATCGGCCGGTGCAACCGCGTGAGGTAGCGGGCGATCGCCTCGCGCAGCGCCGGGATGCCGAGGTTGTGCGTGTAGAAGGTCTCGCCGGCATCGAGCGAGTCGATCGCGGCCTGCCGGATGAACTCCGGCGTCACTTCGTCCGGCTCGCCGAACCAGAACGCGACGACGTCGTCCTTGCCCATGCCGGCGTTGGCCACTTCGCGGATCTTCGAGGAGCGCAGCGCCTGCACGGCCGGCCGCGCGCCCAAGGACAGGTGCTGCATGTTCGGTATTGAAAGGAGTGAGCGGCAATTTTCTCACGTGCTGGCGTGATGCCCAACTGCCCGCGGGCTTTCGGAGAATGCGGCGCGAACCGGGAGTGAAGGCACGCAGGAACCCCGGGGCGGATCTGCAAAAAAATAGGCCGGTCATCCTTTCGGATGCCGGCCTAAGAGAGGCGGGGCAACTGCACCTCCCTTGACCCCGCCGCTAGGGGTAGCTATGGCACGAGAGCCTCTTCTTCTTCGGGAATCAATCCGATTCGCCGCCGCACGATCTGATCCATCCCGGTCGCGCTTCGATGCAGCGCGCTCAGCAGCAGGTCTTCCCGGGGCGAGGCGACCTGGGCGGGGCGATTGCGTGCGATGCGGTCGATGGCGGCCTGAAAGGCGGAAGCGAGTGTCTGCGTCATTTGTTTTCTCCCTGTTCCGTAGGTCCGCCACCGCGGCGG
Encoded here:
- the guaD gene encoding guanine deaminase, translated to MSAPHAFRGMLLHFLADPGEGHDPHAYRFFEDGLLVVADGRIQAAGPAAELLPALPAGTAVADYRARLIVPGFVDTHVHYPQVDVIASYGAQLLDWLERYTLPAEHRFGDPAHARETADFFLEELLRNGTTTALVFATVHVASVEALFERALARNLRLISGKVLMDRNCPEPLRDTPESGYRDSAALIEKWHGCGRLRYAVSPRFAGMCSEAQLELAGQLAAEHPDVHIQSHLAESVREVQWVRTLFPKSRSYLDVYDRFGLVRERAVYAHCIHLDEQDRRRMAEARAAAAVCPTSNLFLGSGLFDFDAAMRAGMRMGFGTDVGAGTSFGLLRTMHEGYKVAQLRGQRLSPWQAFYLATLGGARALALDEYIGNFAPGKEADFVVLRLDSTPLMMRRVRAAETLQEKLFALMMLGDERNVEATYVMGEPVRLRG
- a CDS encoding pyridoxal phosphate-dependent aminotransferase is translated as MQHLSLGARPAVQALRSSKIREVANAGMGKDDVVAFWFGEPDEVTPEFIRQAAIDSLDAGETFYTHNLGIPALREAIARYLTRLHRPISVERVAVTNSGMSALMLATQALVGPGDRVVIVTPVWPNLVEIPKILGADAATFALDFSTAGWTLDLDRLLRELTPRTRAVYINSPNNPTGWTIDEQALRAVLEHCRRHGIWILADDAYERLYFGNGSGVAPSFLDIADPQDRLVSTNTFSKSWLMTGWRLGWVVMPEPLTASISTLIEYNTSCAPAFVQRAGVAAIERGEQVPRDFNARLRHARDFLFARLRELPGVQAPAPEGAMYAFFRVSGAADSLGFCKRLVCEAGLGLAPGIAFGAEGQGFVRWCFAASDERLEEGVARLRRALHR